One window of the Dermacentor andersoni chromosome 10, qqDerAnde1_hic_scaffold, whole genome shotgun sequence genome contains the following:
- the LOC126544637 gene encoding short-chain dehydrogenase/reductase family 9C member 7-like, translating into MLATQLADEGFFVYAGCLDEGGDGSKLLKRTTNIRVLQMDVTKEEEVTRAFQIVQETLGGKHLWAVVANAGVGSIGYIEWQPLKRVRSVFDVNTFGALSVSATFLPLLKKARGRLVLVTSILGRMTLPECLTYCMSKSACTSLADGLRRQYLNRGVHVCTVEPAAYRTAMMDHAKMEETYDRDMALLPESVRSAINERSVARSKHTADVLHSFIMRDSPQEAVDSMKRAVRERLPRAAYKPGGLSDAVIRWFYDMGPTDMVDEAIDAARRIAMLMKRK; encoded by the exons ATGCTTGCCACGCAGCTAGCTGATGAGGGATTCTTCGTGTACGCCGGATGCTTGGACGAAGgcggtgacggctcgaagttacTGAAGAGGACGACGAACATCCGGGTTTTACAAATGGACGTCACGAAGGAGGAAGAAGTCACTCGAGCTTTCCAGATTGTGCAGGAGACTCTCGGTGGGAAGC ATCTGTGGGCAGTGGTCGCCAACGCCGGGGTCGGCAGCATTGGCTACATCGAGTGGCAGCCCTTGAAACGCGTCCGCTCCGTGTTCGACGTCAACACGTTCGGTGCCCTCTCCGTGTCTGCCACTTTCCTGCCGCTGCTCAAGAAGGCTCGCGGAAGACTCGTCCTGGTCACCAGCATTTTGG GTCGAATGACTCTTCCCGAGTGCCTCACCTACTGCATGTCCAAGAGTGCCTGCACCTCGCTCGCCGACGGCCTCCGACGTCAATATCTCAACAGGGGCGTTCACGTGTGCACTGTAGAGCCCGCCGCCTACAG AACCGCGATGATGGACCATGCGAAGATGGAAGAGACTTACGACCGCGACATGGCGCTGCTCCCGGAAAGCGTTCGCAGCGCCATCAACGAGCGGTCCGTCGCACGCTCTAAGCACACGGCGGATGTTCTCCACTCCTTCATCATGAGAGACAGCCCGCAGGAGGCAGTGGACTCCATGAAGCGGGCCGTGCGGGAGCGACTTCCTCGCGCGGCTTACAAACCCGGCGGACTCTCGGACGCCGTCATACGGTGGTTCTACGACATGGGGCCGACAGACATGGTCGACGAAGCCATCGACGCGGCGCGCAGGATAGCGATGCTTATGAAGAGGAAGTAG